In one Vidua chalybeata isolate OUT-0048 chromosome 4, bVidCha1 merged haplotype, whole genome shotgun sequence genomic region, the following are encoded:
- the YTHDC1 gene encoding YTH domain-containing protein 1 isoform X1 — MATDGREEKDGELNVLDDILTDAPDQDDELYNPDSEQDKSEKKGSKRKTDRMENAESKRQKPSVHSSRQMMPKPPSSSVSNNKRIVSTKGKLVSEYKTEEYQRSDRNKRPDVDRKMRMSSSSREPYKVQPEKSYMRKRDIDRRAKSSTPDGSERIRHDVDRRPSRSSHSSKEEVNSEEYCSDHETGSSGSSEQGNTENEEEGMEEEEDDEGEEDEEVEEDGEEDEEEYEQDERDQKEGNDYDTRSEASDSDSESASFTDGSVRSGSGSDASDEKKKERKRARGISPIVFDRSGSSASESYAGSEKKHEKLSSSVRAVQKDQTSKLKYILQDARFFLIKSNNHENVSLAKAKGVWSTLPVNEKKLNAAFRSARSVILIFSVRESGKFQGFARLSSESHHGGSPIHWVLPAGMNAKMLGGVFKIDWICRRELPFTKSAHLTNPWNEHKPVKIGRDGQEIEPECGTQLCLLFPPDESIDLYQVIHKMRHKRRMHSQPRSRGRPSRRDPVRDVGRRRPEDYDIHNSRKKPRIDYPPEFHQRPGYIKDPRYPEVDRRFSGVRRDVFLNGSYNDYVREFHNMGPPPPWQGMPPYPGMEQPPHHPYYQHHAPPPQAHPPYSGHHPVPHEARYRDKRVHDYDMRVDDFLRRTQAVVSGRRSRPRERDRERERDRPRDNRRDRERDRGRDRERERERICDRDRDRGERVSYGSMGECCYQVCKY; from the exons ATGGCGACGGATGGCCGGGAGGAGAAGG aTGGTGAACTGAATGTTCTGGATGACATTTTAACTGATGCTCCTGACCAGGATGATGAGTTGTATAACCCCGACAGTGAGCAAGACAAAAGTGAGAAAAAGG gatcaaaaagaaaaactgacagGATGGAAAATGCTGAAAGCAAGAGGCAAAAACCTTCTGTGCATTCCTCGAGGCAGATGATGCCAAAGCCTCCCAGTTCATCAGTTAGCAATAACAAGAGAATAGTGAGTACGAAAGGAAAGCTGGTGTCAGAATACAAGACCGAGGAGTATCAGAGATCTGACAGAAACAAGCGCCCAGATGTCGATCGGAAGATGCGAATGTCAAGCAGTTCCAGGGAACCTTATAAAGTACAACCAGAAAAATCTTACATGAGGAAGAGGGATATTGACAGGAGGGCAAAGTCTTCTACACCGGATGGTTCAGAG AGAATCAGGCATGATGTGGATAGAAGACCAAGCAGATCTAGCCATTCTTCTAAAGAAGAGGTGAACTCTGAGGAATATTGTTCAGATCACGAGACTGGCAGTAGTGGTTCCTCTGAACAAGGCAACACAGAGAATGAGGAGGAAGGaatggaagaagaggaagatgatgaaggggaggaggatgaagaggtgGAAGAAGATGGggaggaagatgaagaagagTATGAACAGGATGAGAGGGatcagaaggaaggaaatgacTATGACACACGGAGTGAAGCCAGCGATTCTGATTCTGAATCTGCCTCTTTCACAGATGGGTCAGTCAGATCTGGGTCTGGTTCAGATGCATCAG ACGAGAAaaagaaggagaggaagagagcTAGAGGTATCTCTCCAATTGTTTTTGACAGAAGTGGGAGTTCTGCATCAGAATCATATGCAG GTTCAGAAAAGAAGCATGAGAAATTATCATCTTCCGTTCGTGCTGTCCAAAAAG accAAACAAGCAAACTTAAATACATTCTCCAAGATGCAAGATTCTTTCTCATCAAGAGTAATAACCATGAAAATGTATCGCTTGCTAAGGCAAAG gGAGTATGGTCAACACTTCCAGTGAATGAAAAGAAGCTTAATGCTGCATTTAGATCAGCAAGGAGTgttattttgatattttccgTAAGAGAGAGTGGCAAATTCCAAG GGTTTGCAAGATTATCTTCAGAGTCCCATCATGGAGGATCACCTATACATTGGGTGCTGCCTGCAGGAATGAATGCAAAAATGTTGGGAGGTGTCTTTAAAATTGACTGGATTTGCAG GCGGGAATTGCCGTTCACTAAATCTGCTCACCTGACCAATCCTTGGAACGAACATAAGCCAGTAAAGATTGGACGCGATGGACAG GAAATTGAGCCGGAATGTGGAACCCAACTTTgtcttctcttccctcctgaTGAAAGTATTGACTTGTATCAAGTCATTCATAAAATGAGGCACAAGAGAAGAATGCACTCACAACCCCGATCAAGAGGACGCCCATCCCGTCGAGACCCCGTTCGGGACGTGGGAAG GCGTCGACCAGAAGATTATGATATTCATAACAGCAGAAAGAAACCAAGGATTGACTATCCCCCTGAGTTTCACCAAAGACCAG GGTATATAAAGGATCCCAGATATCCCGAAGTAGACAG ACGATTTTCAGGAGTTCGACGcgatgtatttttaaatggg TCCTACAATGATTACGTGAGGGAGTTCCACAACATGGGACCACCACCACCATGGCAAGGAATG CCACCGTATCCAGGTATGGAGCAGCCACCACACCACCCTTACTATCAGCACCATGCACCTCCACCTCAAGCTCACCCTCCATACTCAGGACATCATCCTGTACCTCATGAAGCGAGATACAGAGACAAACGAGTA CACGACTATGACATGAGAGTAGACGACTTCCTTCGTCGCACACAAGCTGTTGTCAGTGGTCGGAGAAGCCGGCCCCGGGAGAGGGACCGAGAGCGGGAGCGTGACCGGCCTCGCGATAATCGGAGAGACAGAGAACGTGACAGAGGCCGTGATcgggaaagggagagagaaaggattTGCGACCGGGACAGAGACAGAGGTGAAAGAG TTTCATATGGTTCGATGGGAGAATGCTGCTATCAAGTATGCAAATACTGA
- the YTHDC1 gene encoding YTH domain-containing protein 1 isoform X3 codes for MATDGREEKDGELNVLDDILTDAPDQDDELYNPDSEQDKSEKKGSKRKTDRMENAESKRQKPSVHSSRQMMPKPPSSSVSNNKRIVSTKGKLVSEYKTEEYQRSDRNKRPDVDRKMRMSSSSREPYKVQPEKSYMRKRDIDRRAKSSTPDGSERIRHDVDRRPSRSSHSSKEEVNSEEYCSDHETGSSGSSEQGNTENEEEGMEEEEDDEGEEDEEVEEDGEEDEEEYEQDERDQKEGNDYDTRSEASDSDSESASFTDGSVRSGSGSDASDEKKKERKRARGISPIVFDRSGSSASESYADQTSKLKYILQDARFFLIKSNNHENVSLAKAKGVWSTLPVNEKKLNAAFRSARSVILIFSVRESGKFQGFARLSSESHHGGSPIHWVLPAGMNAKMLGGVFKIDWICRRELPFTKSAHLTNPWNEHKPVKIGRDGQEIEPECGTQLCLLFPPDESIDLYQVIHKMRHKRRMHSQPRSRGRPSRRDPVRDVGRRRPEDYDIHNSRKKPRIDYPPEFHQRPGYIKDPRYPEVDRRFSGVRRDVFLNGSYNDYVREFHNMGPPPPWQGMPPYPGMEQPPHHPYYQHHAPPPQAHPPYSGHHPVPHEARYRDKRVHDYDMRVDDFLRRTQAVVSGRRSRPRERDRERERDRPRDNRRDRERDRGRDRERERERICDRDRDRGERVSYGSMGECCYQVCKY; via the exons ATGGCGACGGATGGCCGGGAGGAGAAGG aTGGTGAACTGAATGTTCTGGATGACATTTTAACTGATGCTCCTGACCAGGATGATGAGTTGTATAACCCCGACAGTGAGCAAGACAAAAGTGAGAAAAAGG gatcaaaaagaaaaactgacagGATGGAAAATGCTGAAAGCAAGAGGCAAAAACCTTCTGTGCATTCCTCGAGGCAGATGATGCCAAAGCCTCCCAGTTCATCAGTTAGCAATAACAAGAGAATAGTGAGTACGAAAGGAAAGCTGGTGTCAGAATACAAGACCGAGGAGTATCAGAGATCTGACAGAAACAAGCGCCCAGATGTCGATCGGAAGATGCGAATGTCAAGCAGTTCCAGGGAACCTTATAAAGTACAACCAGAAAAATCTTACATGAGGAAGAGGGATATTGACAGGAGGGCAAAGTCTTCTACACCGGATGGTTCAGAG AGAATCAGGCATGATGTGGATAGAAGACCAAGCAGATCTAGCCATTCTTCTAAAGAAGAGGTGAACTCTGAGGAATATTGTTCAGATCACGAGACTGGCAGTAGTGGTTCCTCTGAACAAGGCAACACAGAGAATGAGGAGGAAGGaatggaagaagaggaagatgatgaaggggaggaggatgaagaggtgGAAGAAGATGGggaggaagatgaagaagagTATGAACAGGATGAGAGGGatcagaaggaaggaaatgacTATGACACACGGAGTGAAGCCAGCGATTCTGATTCTGAATCTGCCTCTTTCACAGATGGGTCAGTCAGATCTGGGTCTGGTTCAGATGCATCAG ACGAGAAaaagaaggagaggaagagagcTAGAGGTATCTCTCCAATTGTTTTTGACAGAAGTGGGAGTTCTGCATCAGAATCATATGCAG accAAACAAGCAAACTTAAATACATTCTCCAAGATGCAAGATTCTTTCTCATCAAGAGTAATAACCATGAAAATGTATCGCTTGCTAAGGCAAAG gGAGTATGGTCAACACTTCCAGTGAATGAAAAGAAGCTTAATGCTGCATTTAGATCAGCAAGGAGTgttattttgatattttccgTAAGAGAGAGTGGCAAATTCCAAG GGTTTGCAAGATTATCTTCAGAGTCCCATCATGGAGGATCACCTATACATTGGGTGCTGCCTGCAGGAATGAATGCAAAAATGTTGGGAGGTGTCTTTAAAATTGACTGGATTTGCAG GCGGGAATTGCCGTTCACTAAATCTGCTCACCTGACCAATCCTTGGAACGAACATAAGCCAGTAAAGATTGGACGCGATGGACAG GAAATTGAGCCGGAATGTGGAACCCAACTTTgtcttctcttccctcctgaTGAAAGTATTGACTTGTATCAAGTCATTCATAAAATGAGGCACAAGAGAAGAATGCACTCACAACCCCGATCAAGAGGACGCCCATCCCGTCGAGACCCCGTTCGGGACGTGGGAAG GCGTCGACCAGAAGATTATGATATTCATAACAGCAGAAAGAAACCAAGGATTGACTATCCCCCTGAGTTTCACCAAAGACCAG GGTATATAAAGGATCCCAGATATCCCGAAGTAGACAG ACGATTTTCAGGAGTTCGACGcgatgtatttttaaatggg TCCTACAATGATTACGTGAGGGAGTTCCACAACATGGGACCACCACCACCATGGCAAGGAATG CCACCGTATCCAGGTATGGAGCAGCCACCACACCACCCTTACTATCAGCACCATGCACCTCCACCTCAAGCTCACCCTCCATACTCAGGACATCATCCTGTACCTCATGAAGCGAGATACAGAGACAAACGAGTA CACGACTATGACATGAGAGTAGACGACTTCCTTCGTCGCACACAAGCTGTTGTCAGTGGTCGGAGAAGCCGGCCCCGGGAGAGGGACCGAGAGCGGGAGCGTGACCGGCCTCGCGATAATCGGAGAGACAGAGAACGTGACAGAGGCCGTGATcgggaaagggagagagaaaggattTGCGACCGGGACAGAGACAGAGGTGAAAGAG TTTCATATGGTTCGATGGGAGAATGCTGCTATCAAGTATGCAAATACTGA
- the YTHDC1 gene encoding YTH domain-containing protein 1 isoform X2: MATDGREEKDGELNVLDDILTDAPDQDDELYNPDSEQDKSEKKGSKRKTDRMENAESKRQKPSVHSSRQMMPKPPSSSVSNNKRIVSTKGKLVSEYKTEEYQRSDRNKRPDVDRKMRMSSSSREPYKVQPEKSYMRKRDIDRRAKSSTPDGSERIRHDVDRRPSRSSHSSKEEVNSEEYCSDHETGSSGSSEQGNTENEEEGMEEEEDDEGEEDEEVEEDGEEDEEEYEQDERDQKEGNDYDTRSEASDSDSESASFTDGSVRSGSGSDASDEKKKERKRARGISPIVFDRSGSSASESYAGSEKKHEKLSSSVRAVQKDQTSKLKYILQDARFFLIKSNNHENVSLAKAKGVWSTLPVNEKKLNAAFRSARSVILIFSVRESGKFQGFARLSSESHHGGSPIHWVLPAGMNAKMLGGVFKIDWICRRELPFTKSAHLTNPWNEHKPVKIGRDGQEIEPECGTQLCLLFPPDESIDLYQVIHKMRHKRRMHSQPRSRGRPSRRDPVRDVGRRRPEDYDIHNSRKKPRIDYPPEFHQRPGYIKDPRYPEVDRRFSGVRRDVFLNGSYNDYVREFHNMGPPPPWQGMPPYPGMEQPPHHPYYQHHAPPPQAHPPYSGHHPVPHEARYRDKRVHDYDMRVDDFLRRTQAVVSGRRSRPRERDRERERDRPRDNRRDRERDRGRDRERERERICDRDRDRGERGRYRR, from the exons ATGGCGACGGATGGCCGGGAGGAGAAGG aTGGTGAACTGAATGTTCTGGATGACATTTTAACTGATGCTCCTGACCAGGATGATGAGTTGTATAACCCCGACAGTGAGCAAGACAAAAGTGAGAAAAAGG gatcaaaaagaaaaactgacagGATGGAAAATGCTGAAAGCAAGAGGCAAAAACCTTCTGTGCATTCCTCGAGGCAGATGATGCCAAAGCCTCCCAGTTCATCAGTTAGCAATAACAAGAGAATAGTGAGTACGAAAGGAAAGCTGGTGTCAGAATACAAGACCGAGGAGTATCAGAGATCTGACAGAAACAAGCGCCCAGATGTCGATCGGAAGATGCGAATGTCAAGCAGTTCCAGGGAACCTTATAAAGTACAACCAGAAAAATCTTACATGAGGAAGAGGGATATTGACAGGAGGGCAAAGTCTTCTACACCGGATGGTTCAGAG AGAATCAGGCATGATGTGGATAGAAGACCAAGCAGATCTAGCCATTCTTCTAAAGAAGAGGTGAACTCTGAGGAATATTGTTCAGATCACGAGACTGGCAGTAGTGGTTCCTCTGAACAAGGCAACACAGAGAATGAGGAGGAAGGaatggaagaagaggaagatgatgaaggggaggaggatgaagaggtgGAAGAAGATGGggaggaagatgaagaagagTATGAACAGGATGAGAGGGatcagaaggaaggaaatgacTATGACACACGGAGTGAAGCCAGCGATTCTGATTCTGAATCTGCCTCTTTCACAGATGGGTCAGTCAGATCTGGGTCTGGTTCAGATGCATCAG ACGAGAAaaagaaggagaggaagagagcTAGAGGTATCTCTCCAATTGTTTTTGACAGAAGTGGGAGTTCTGCATCAGAATCATATGCAG GTTCAGAAAAGAAGCATGAGAAATTATCATCTTCCGTTCGTGCTGTCCAAAAAG accAAACAAGCAAACTTAAATACATTCTCCAAGATGCAAGATTCTTTCTCATCAAGAGTAATAACCATGAAAATGTATCGCTTGCTAAGGCAAAG gGAGTATGGTCAACACTTCCAGTGAATGAAAAGAAGCTTAATGCTGCATTTAGATCAGCAAGGAGTgttattttgatattttccgTAAGAGAGAGTGGCAAATTCCAAG GGTTTGCAAGATTATCTTCAGAGTCCCATCATGGAGGATCACCTATACATTGGGTGCTGCCTGCAGGAATGAATGCAAAAATGTTGGGAGGTGTCTTTAAAATTGACTGGATTTGCAG GCGGGAATTGCCGTTCACTAAATCTGCTCACCTGACCAATCCTTGGAACGAACATAAGCCAGTAAAGATTGGACGCGATGGACAG GAAATTGAGCCGGAATGTGGAACCCAACTTTgtcttctcttccctcctgaTGAAAGTATTGACTTGTATCAAGTCATTCATAAAATGAGGCACAAGAGAAGAATGCACTCACAACCCCGATCAAGAGGACGCCCATCCCGTCGAGACCCCGTTCGGGACGTGGGAAG GCGTCGACCAGAAGATTATGATATTCATAACAGCAGAAAGAAACCAAGGATTGACTATCCCCCTGAGTTTCACCAAAGACCAG GGTATATAAAGGATCCCAGATATCCCGAAGTAGACAG ACGATTTTCAGGAGTTCGACGcgatgtatttttaaatggg TCCTACAATGATTACGTGAGGGAGTTCCACAACATGGGACCACCACCACCATGGCAAGGAATG CCACCGTATCCAGGTATGGAGCAGCCACCACACCACCCTTACTATCAGCACCATGCACCTCCACCTCAAGCTCACCCTCCATACTCAGGACATCATCCTGTACCTCATGAAGCGAGATACAGAGACAAACGAGTA CACGACTATGACATGAGAGTAGACGACTTCCTTCGTCGCACACAAGCTGTTGTCAGTGGTCGGAGAAGCCGGCCCCGGGAGAGGGACCGAGAGCGGGAGCGTGACCGGCCTCGCGATAATCGGAGAGACAGAGAACGTGACAGAGGCCGTGATcgggaaagggagagagaaaggattTGCGACCGGGACAGAGACAGAGGTGAAAGAGGTAGATACCGAAGATAA
- the YTHDC1 gene encoding YTH domain-containing protein 1 isoform X4 translates to MATDGREEKDGELNVLDDILTDAPDQDDELYNPDSEQDKSEKKGSKRKTDRMENAESKRQKPSVHSSRQMMPKPPSSSVSNNKRIVSTKGKLVSEYKTEEYQRSDRNKRPDVDRKMRMSSSSREPYKVQPEKSYMRKRDIDRRAKSSTPDGSERIRHDVDRRPSRSSHSSKEEVNSEEYCSDHETGSSGSSEQGNTENEEEGMEEEEDDEGEEDEEVEEDGEEDEEEYEQDERDQKEGNDYDTRSEASDSDSESASFTDGSVRSGSGSDASDEKKKERKRARGISPIVFDRSGSSASESYADQTSKLKYILQDARFFLIKSNNHENVSLAKAKGVWSTLPVNEKKLNAAFRSARSVILIFSVRESGKFQGFARLSSESHHGGSPIHWVLPAGMNAKMLGGVFKIDWICRRELPFTKSAHLTNPWNEHKPVKIGRDGQEIEPECGTQLCLLFPPDESIDLYQVIHKMRHKRRMHSQPRSRGRPSRRDPVRDVGRRRPEDYDIHNSRKKPRIDYPPEFHQRPGYIKDPRYPEVDRRFSGVRRDVFLNGSYNDYVREFHNMGPPPPWQGMPPYPGMEQPPHHPYYQHHAPPPQAHPPYSGHHPVPHEARYRDKRVHDYDMRVDDFLRRTQAVVSGRRSRPRERDRERERDRPRDNRRDRERDRGRDRERERERICDRDRDRGERGRYRR, encoded by the exons ATGGCGACGGATGGCCGGGAGGAGAAGG aTGGTGAACTGAATGTTCTGGATGACATTTTAACTGATGCTCCTGACCAGGATGATGAGTTGTATAACCCCGACAGTGAGCAAGACAAAAGTGAGAAAAAGG gatcaaaaagaaaaactgacagGATGGAAAATGCTGAAAGCAAGAGGCAAAAACCTTCTGTGCATTCCTCGAGGCAGATGATGCCAAAGCCTCCCAGTTCATCAGTTAGCAATAACAAGAGAATAGTGAGTACGAAAGGAAAGCTGGTGTCAGAATACAAGACCGAGGAGTATCAGAGATCTGACAGAAACAAGCGCCCAGATGTCGATCGGAAGATGCGAATGTCAAGCAGTTCCAGGGAACCTTATAAAGTACAACCAGAAAAATCTTACATGAGGAAGAGGGATATTGACAGGAGGGCAAAGTCTTCTACACCGGATGGTTCAGAG AGAATCAGGCATGATGTGGATAGAAGACCAAGCAGATCTAGCCATTCTTCTAAAGAAGAGGTGAACTCTGAGGAATATTGTTCAGATCACGAGACTGGCAGTAGTGGTTCCTCTGAACAAGGCAACACAGAGAATGAGGAGGAAGGaatggaagaagaggaagatgatgaaggggaggaggatgaagaggtgGAAGAAGATGGggaggaagatgaagaagagTATGAACAGGATGAGAGGGatcagaaggaaggaaatgacTATGACACACGGAGTGAAGCCAGCGATTCTGATTCTGAATCTGCCTCTTTCACAGATGGGTCAGTCAGATCTGGGTCTGGTTCAGATGCATCAG ACGAGAAaaagaaggagaggaagagagcTAGAGGTATCTCTCCAATTGTTTTTGACAGAAGTGGGAGTTCTGCATCAGAATCATATGCAG accAAACAAGCAAACTTAAATACATTCTCCAAGATGCAAGATTCTTTCTCATCAAGAGTAATAACCATGAAAATGTATCGCTTGCTAAGGCAAAG gGAGTATGGTCAACACTTCCAGTGAATGAAAAGAAGCTTAATGCTGCATTTAGATCAGCAAGGAGTgttattttgatattttccgTAAGAGAGAGTGGCAAATTCCAAG GGTTTGCAAGATTATCTTCAGAGTCCCATCATGGAGGATCACCTATACATTGGGTGCTGCCTGCAGGAATGAATGCAAAAATGTTGGGAGGTGTCTTTAAAATTGACTGGATTTGCAG GCGGGAATTGCCGTTCACTAAATCTGCTCACCTGACCAATCCTTGGAACGAACATAAGCCAGTAAAGATTGGACGCGATGGACAG GAAATTGAGCCGGAATGTGGAACCCAACTTTgtcttctcttccctcctgaTGAAAGTATTGACTTGTATCAAGTCATTCATAAAATGAGGCACAAGAGAAGAATGCACTCACAACCCCGATCAAGAGGACGCCCATCCCGTCGAGACCCCGTTCGGGACGTGGGAAG GCGTCGACCAGAAGATTATGATATTCATAACAGCAGAAAGAAACCAAGGATTGACTATCCCCCTGAGTTTCACCAAAGACCAG GGTATATAAAGGATCCCAGATATCCCGAAGTAGACAG ACGATTTTCAGGAGTTCGACGcgatgtatttttaaatggg TCCTACAATGATTACGTGAGGGAGTTCCACAACATGGGACCACCACCACCATGGCAAGGAATG CCACCGTATCCAGGTATGGAGCAGCCACCACACCACCCTTACTATCAGCACCATGCACCTCCACCTCAAGCTCACCCTCCATACTCAGGACATCATCCTGTACCTCATGAAGCGAGATACAGAGACAAACGAGTA CACGACTATGACATGAGAGTAGACGACTTCCTTCGTCGCACACAAGCTGTTGTCAGTGGTCGGAGAAGCCGGCCCCGGGAGAGGGACCGAGAGCGGGAGCGTGACCGGCCTCGCGATAATCGGAGAGACAGAGAACGTGACAGAGGCCGTGATcgggaaagggagagagaaaggattTGCGACCGGGACAGAGACAGAGGTGAAAGAGGTAGATACCGAAGATAA